GAGCGTCAGAGCCTGCTGAATATTGTGGGTGCAGCCGCCGTATTTGTCGCCAATCTGGATAGCGACGCTTTGCCGGATGATGCTTGTGAAGCGGCCAGGCTGCTCTCTAGTTCGTTGAATGACCTGCCCGAAGAAACGTTACGTGAGGCATTGGAAAAAATACAAGCAGAATTAGCTGGCGGTGAGCGAAGACAAGACCATTAAACCCCCTCCCAAGGTGGGACTGGTGCTGACGGGCGGCGGCGCGCGCGCGGCTTATCAAGTGGGCGTGTTGCGTGCCATTGCGGAGATGCTACCGGAGCCGTCCCGTAATCCTTTCCCGATCATCTGTGGTACTTCGGCGGGCGCAATCAATGCGGCCAGCCTGGCTGTTTCAGCGAATAATTTTTATGCCGGCGTGCAGCAGCTCGAAGCGGTCTGGGGGAGTTTTCATGTGAACCAGGTGCATCGTTCTGATCTGGTCGGTGTGCTCAATAACAGTCTGCGTTGTTTGATCTCGCTGCTATCCAGGGAATCCGGCCGCCAGCGCGGTATTTCTTTATTGGATAACGCGCCGCTGGCACAATTAATCCAGCATCACCTGCCATTTCACGGCATTCAAAAATGTATCCATGCCGGATCACTACAGGCATTGGGCCTCACCGCCTGGGGTTATACCTCTGGACAATCGGTGACCTTTTTTCAGGCGGCACCGGGGATCAAACCATGGAAAAGAGCACAGCGTATCGGGATTGCTGCGCGCATCGGTCTTGATCACCTGATGGCTTCTTCTGCGATTCCCTTTATCTTTCCCGCCGTTAAACTGAACCGGGAATACTTTGGTGACGGCTCTATGCGCCAACTGGCACCGACCAGTCCGGCGCTGCATCTGGGTGCCGATAAAATACTGTTAATCGGGGTGCATAAGGTAACGGATGAGGAGCCGTGTCGGGTTAAGGTGTCCAATTATCCCCCGCTGGCGCAAATTGCCGGCCATGTCATGAGCAGTATTTTTGTGGACAGTCTGAGCCTGGATCTGGAGCGTTTGCAGCGCATTAATCAGACTCTGAAATTGATTCCACCCGAAACACTAAAGGAACACAATACCCGGTTGCGCCCCATTGAGTCGATGATGATTTCTCCCAGTGAAGAAATCAATGAAATCGCCCAGCAGTATGCGCACACGCTGCCGCTGTTGATGCGCTCGTTATATCGTGCGATTGGCGCAATGGGGCCCAATGGATCGACTGTATTGAGTTATGTGCTATTTGAAGCGGCTTTTTGTCAGGCGCTAATGGATCTGGGTTATCGTGATGCAGTACGGCAGAAGCCTGAAATTCTAAATTTTATGAATGTGACAGCGTAAGATAGATCGAGATCAGGCACGCTGTCATCGCTTTAATACAGCGCGTATTTCTATCAGGAGGAGGTCATAATGAACGTTTTACTACCGGTGGATGGTTCTGATAATTCCAATAAAGCGGTGGCTGATTTTATTCAATTTTTGGATAACTATAAGGTCATACCGGCAGTGCACTTGTTGAATGTGCAAGCGCCGCTGAATGGCAATATTACTTTTTTGGTTGACCCGGCCGAGGTGAAGCACTATCACGAGGAAGAGGGACTGAAACGCCTGCAGCCGGCGCGTGACTTAATGGATCAGGCCGGTCTGGCTTATCAGTTTGATGTGACGGTAGGCGAGGTGGCCGAAATGATCGTGTATTTTGCTACGGAGCAGGGTTGCGATCAGATTGTGATGGGCTCGCGCGGACTCGGTGCGGTGAAAGGCTTATTGCTGGGCTCCATTGCCCACAAGGTGGTGCAGTTATCAGTCATCCCTGTCCTGTTGATTAAATAACATTTACCCGGAGTAAATCGGATTGAAGCTGAAAGTCTTGGGTTGTAGTGGTGGTATCGGCGGGCGCTCGCGTACCACCGCCTTGCTGCTGGATAGCGATATATTGATTGATGCCGGTACGGGTGTGGGGGATTTGAGTATCGCTGAGCTGGCCAGTATTGATCATGTTTTTGTCAGCCATTCTCATCTCGATCATGTGGCTTTCATTCCTTTTCTGGTGGATACCGTGGGTTCTATGCGGGATCAGCCCTTAACGGTTTATGCGACCCAGCCCACCTTGGCGATTCTGCAAACGCATTTATTTAATGAAGCGATCTGGCCTGATTTTACGCAGATTCCGGATAGCGAAGCGCCGTATTTACGCTACGCAACCATTGCGGTGGGCGAAACGGTAGATCTGGGCGGGCGGAAAATTACGCCGTTGCCGGCCAATCATATCGTGCCGGCAGTGGGCTTTCAGCTGGATTCGGGCCAGGCCAGCCTGGTTTTCACGGGCGATACCACTTCCCATGATGCCTTGTGGGGGGCGGTCAATCAAATTGAAAACTTACGCTATCTGATTATTGAATCGGCCTTTAGCAATCAGAATAAAACCGTGGCGATCCAGTCGCGTCATCTGTGTCCTGATTTGCTGATGGCCGAGCTGGAAAAATTGCAACGCCCGGCGGAGATTTATATCACCCACCTGAAGCAAGGCGATGCGGCGCTGATTATGCGTGAAATTGCCGCCTGTGCCGGACCGTTTCAGCCGCGTCGTCTGAGCCATCATCAGCTATTTGAATTCTAGAAAAATCGGGGAAATGACGCCATGAATATCAGTATCATCACGCCGGGCCCGAGTGCGGATATTTCGGATATGAGCAGCAAATTGGATTTTTCCAAGAACCTGCAGGTCGTGACCAACAAAATACACGCGGCCAATGATATCGATGAAATCATGCTGGAAGTGAGCAAGAATATCTGCACCTTATTCAACGCGGATCGCCTGACCATTTATTCACTCAGTGAAGATAAAACCTTCATTACGTCCCGGATCAAAACGGGGCTGGATTCGTGTCAGGATCTGAAACTGCCGATTACAGAACACAGCATTGCCGGTTATGTCAGTCTGAACAAAGTGCTGGTCAACCTGAAAGATGTTTACGATAAAAACGAGTTAAAACAGCTCAGCCCGCATCTCAGTTTTTTGCATGAAGTGGATAAGCGGACGGGTTATCGCACCAAACAGATGCTGGTAGCGCCGATCTTGAATGCGGATGACGGTGCCTTGATGGGGGTCGTGCAGGTCATCAACAGCAAGGATGATCGGCCTTTCTCTGCCCTCGTGGTCGAAGGGATCAATGAGATTTGCCAGACCCTGGCGATTGCGTTCAAACAGCGCCAGAAACCGTTTCAGTTGCTCAAGTCAAAATATGACTATTTGGTTTTGGATGCCATTATGTCCGCGGCCGAATTTGAGCTGGCCACGCGTTCGGCGCGCAAAAAAGAACGGGATCTGGAAGATGTGCTGATCGATGAATTTCAAATCCGGGTGCCGATCATCGGTCGGGCGCTGGCCTCGTTTTTCAAGGTAGCCTATGAGCCTTACAAGGCCGACCGGGTGAGGCCGTCTGATCAGCTGCGCAGTCTGAAAAAGGATTATGTGCTCAACAATGGCTGGCTGCCGATTGACGAGACCGAGGCGGGCCTGGTGATTCTGGCACTGGACCCCGAAAAGATCAAATCGCTGCGCATTGTCAACAGTATCTTTCCCAAATACAAGGTTATTTACAGCGTTTGCACGAAAAGGGAATTCAAGAATACGGTGGATCTGTTTTATGGTGGGAATCATAATACAGAGATCGATAACATGGGTAATATCAACGAGATGCTGTCCGGTTTGCCAGAAGGGCTCGACGACGATGCCGACGAACTGGATGAAGCCTCGGCGGCGTCAGATAATGAACTGGTCAAGCTGGTCAATCGGATCATTGTGGATGCCTATAAAATGGGGGTGTCGGATATTCATGTGGAGCCGTATCCCGGCAAGGAAAAAACCCGCATCCGCTTTCGCAAGGATGGCTCATTAATGTCGTATATCGAGATTCCGGCCAGTTATCGCAATCCACTGGTCACGCGGATTAAAATTATGTGTGATCTGGATATCTCCGAGAAGCGCCGGCCGCAGGATGGCAAGATCCGCTTCCGGAAATTCGGCCCACTGGATATTGAGTTGCGGGTGGCAACCATTCCTTCGGCCGGTGGTCTGGAAGATGTCGTGATGCGGCTTTTGTCGGCAGGGGAGCCCATTCCGCTGGATAAGATGGGCTTTACTGAACACAATCTGCAGGCCCTGAAAAGCATTATCAGCAAGCCTTACGGCCTGTTTTTTGTTTGTGGCCCGACCGGCTCGGGTAAGACCACCACCCTGCATTCCATACTCAAACACTTGAATCGGGCGGAAACCAAGATCTGGACGGCGGAAGATCCGGTGGAAATCACCCAGAAAGGGTTGCGTCAGGTGCAGATGAATGCCAAGGCCGGGCTGACTTTTCCGGTGGTGATGAAATCTTTTTTGCGTGCCGATCCGGATATCATCATGGTGGGGGAAATGCGTGACAGGGAAACCACCAGCCTGGGGATTGAAGCCTCACTGACGGGGCATCTGGTGTTTGCGACCCTGCATACCAACAGTGCACCGGAATCGGTCATCCGGCTGCTGGACATGGGCATGGACCCGTTTAACTTTGCGGATGCATTATTGGGCATCCTGGCGCAGCGTCTGGCCAAGCGCCTGTGTTCGTGCAAGACGGCCTATGTGGCCAGCGAACACGAGATCAAGGCCCTGTTAACCGAATATTGCGAGGAACTACAGCATATCGAACGGTTTAAAACGGATCGGGATGGGGCTTATCAAGCGATTAAAGCGGACTGGATCAAGCAGTATGGGGATGAACAGGGCGCAATCACGCTCTATAAACCGGGGGGGTGTGATCGCTGTGTCAATAGTGGTTTTGCAGGCCGGGTGGCCCTGCACGAGTTGATGATCGGCAGTGATCTGCTGAAAAAGAATATCCAGGAACACGCGCGTGTGGCGGAAATGCTGGTAACCGCTCTGGGCGATGGCATGCGCACCCTCAAGCAGGATGGAATAGAAAAGGTATTGCAGGGCATTACCGACATTCATCAAGTGCGCGTGGTGTGTATCAAGTGACGATTTTCGGCCGAATGTGACGCAAAAGGGCATTTTGATGTATCGAGGATCGGGCTGACTGAAGGAAACCGCTGCGGGGAACCCGGCTGCGATGATCGGTGCCGGAAGCTGCATGGGATGAATGGATGAAAAAAACACCCCATTGCTGGGGTGTTTTAGATTTGTGTTTTACTCACACAAACTGATTATTACGTATTTGGGTTAGCAATAACCAATAGCTATACAGGTGCTCGCAGCATCTTTAGTCCAGACTACAGGTCTTCCAACTCCTTGGGATACTCCAGTAAGCAGATAGGTTTGAGCCGCCAGGCCATTGCCAGTAATTGCCGTCATTAGAATTTGGGCGGTGAGTGCGCCATTAGCTTGAATTTTTCCAGAGCCTGCCGCAACGTTACCATCGTTAGAGGCAGTAACGGGAGGAATTCCACCAAGAGCGTTGGTGCAGTTGGCAGCAAGTAATGTGCCCTGTTCTTGAAAGCAAAGCTCGACAGCTAATTTATACGGTGCGGCAGCTGATACCACTTCACTGAATTTGGCTTTGTTGGTGTAGGTTTGATAAGCAGGAACCGCTATGGCCGCCAAAACACCAATAATAGCCACGACAATCATCAGTTCGATCAGTGTGAAACCTTTTTGTGCGTGTTGCATGTGTGATTCTCCTTTGGGTTAGTGATAACACACTCGGTGTGTGTAATTTTTTATAAGCAGGATCTGTGCCAATATTTTTGTCGCACCGACAACGCCGTCGATAGCACGGATATCATCGCGCTCAGGTGATGATATTACAGATCAAATACGCGGGTCCATAATTCTAATACTTCGGTGCGGGCGTGATCAAATAAAGGGGCGGCCACGCGCGCAAAGCGTTGTGAGACGCCTTCGGTGGGGGAAGCACCGGCCAGACTGGTGTCGCCACTTAAGCGGAGCCAATGTTGTGTCCGCCGGAATTCCCGGTAGGCCGCGCGCACCTGTTCGGCCTGGTCGATGGGAATGAGTCCCAGTTCTCCGGCCCGTTTCAATAAAGCAATATTGCCGATATTACCGGTCAATTCGGGATGTGCATGAGCATAGCCTAAGACCAGATACTGCACGATAAATTCAACGTCAATAATCCCGCCCCGGTCGTGTTTAATATCAAACAGGGTGGTTGAGTTGGGATGCCCTTCGCGCATTTTGTCGCGCATTTTGAGAATCTCCCGCCTGAGCTCGGCCCGGTTGCGGGGCTGGCACAGGATTTCCTTGCGGGTTTGTTCAAAAATCGTGGCCATGTGCGCATCGCCCACAACGAAGCGGGCCCGGGTGAGGGCCTGATGCTCCCATACCCAGGCTTGTGTCCGCTGATAGTGCGCAAACGCTTCGATGCTGTGCACCGGCAGGCCGCTGCTGCCATTCGGGCGTAAGCGCAGGTCGGTTTCATATAACAGCCCGGCGGAGGTATGGCTGGTGAGCCAGGCGTTAATGCTTTGAGACAGTTTGCTGTAGATTTCGGAGGCATCCGGATGCGGGTCGTCATACAGAAAAATAATATCCAGATCAGAGGCATAGCCGAGCTCTTTTCCGCCGAGTTTTCCATAACCGATGATGGCGAAGGCGGGCTGCGCCTGATGGCGCTTTTTCAGACCCGACCAGGCCAGTTGCAAGACGGTCTCGAGAATGAGATCGGCCAGCGCAGTCAGGTGGTCACTGAGTATTTCCAGCTCAGCCGAGCCTTCCAGATCGCTGACCAGTAACTGAAACACTTGCGCATGCTGGAAGTGTCGCAACACATCCATTTGCCATTCGATGACATTGTGTTTGGGGCTGTTGTCATGATTGAGCTGATAGAGCAGTTCCCGTTTCAGCGTGGGCCAGTCGGGCAGGGTACGCAGGGCCCGATTGCGCAACAATTCATCCAGCAAAATCGGGTGCCGTCCGAGGTAATCCATGGCCCACTGACTGGTACTGGCCAGCTTGGCCACGCGGGGCAGGGTGTGCGGATGCTCCAGTAACAGCGCCAGATAGGCGGGATGCGGACTGATGTTTTCCAGTAGCTTGAGCATGCGCTCCAGGGTGGACTCAACCGGCGGATAAACGGCGGCGGCTTCGATCAGAATCGGAATCAGGGTTTTGATGCGCTGCTGGCTGAATTCCGGTAATTGCAGATACTCGGTGCTGGCATAAAACTGCTGCAGTCGTTCAGAAATCTTGGTGGGTTCAGCAAACCCCAGTGTGCTGAGCTGGGTGGCGGCTGCCCGGGTGCGGGCGGCATCTTTGGTCTGCGTTTGCCATAGACAGGCCAGCGTATCATGCCGGGAAGATTTTCTGGGCGCGGCAAAAATCAGTTCAAAGTGATGCGCGGCGTTGCGCCGATGAATATCGAGCTGCTGCATAAAATGCGCAAAATCCGGGCAACCCATGGCCGTGGCAATCAGTGCCTGATCGGCTGTGTTCTCCGGCAGGGTCTGTGTCTGCTGATCGTCGAGATATTGCAGGCGGTGCTCCAGTTTGCGCAGAAAACGATACGCCTCGGATAATTCAGTGACAATCTCCGCCGCCAGCAGTTTTTTCTCCTGCAAGCGCTGCAGCACAGCTAAGGTCGGACGAATGCACAGATCGACATCCCGCCCCCCGCGAATCAGCTGAAACACCTGCGTAATAAATTCAATTTCACGAATCCCGCCGGGGCCCAGTTTGATGTTGTCGTGCATTTCGCGGCGATTGACTTCCTTGCGAATCTGGACGTGCAGGCGGCGCATGGATTCATAAGCACCAAAATCCAGATATTTGCGAAACACAAACGGCCGGGCGATTTGTTCCATGAGTGTGGTGGCGGCCTCAGGCGGGCCGGCAATCACGCGCCCCTTGATCCAGGCATAGCGTTCCCATTCCCGTCCTTGTGTCACAAAATATTCCTGCAGCATGGCAAAACTCATGGCCAGCGGGCTGTCTTCACCATAAGGCCGCAGCCGCATATCGACCCGGAACACATAGCTGTCGGCGGTATAATCATTCAGACTGGCAATCAGCTTGCGCCCTAACCGGGCAAAAAAATCATGATTGGCAATGGATTTGGCACCGTCGGTTTCGCCGTCTTCAGGATAAATAAAGATCAGATCTACATCCGAAGACACATTGAGCTCGCGCCCACCCAGTTTGCCCATGGCAACGACCAGCATTTGCTGGGCTGTGCGGCTTTTTTCACCAATCGGTGCGCCGAAACGGTCCGTTAGCCAGATGTGGTGTTGCTTGAGTGCCGCGTTAATGGTGACTTCGGCCAGATCGGTCATGCTGGCCATGATTTCAGATAAATCCGCGAGGCCGCCCAGATCGCGGGTAGCAATCCGCAACATGGCCCGTTTACGCAGGTTTCGCAAGTCGCGGTGCAGCACGGCTTCATGCTGTTTGTTTTCAGGCCGTGTGTCGAGGTATGCCTGCATTTCTTCTCGCAGAAAGGGGCGTTGCATCTCGGCCAGTAATCTGTCGCGCTGCTCGGGCTCGCTTTCCAGTAAGCGCTGTATATAACGACTCAAGGGAGAAACAGTGGCAAGCAGGGTTTCGGGTGAGGGATGTGGAGTGGACATAATCAGTGATTGGGTGGGTCGTGCCTGGTGTCAGAACCGCCAGAAAATCCTGATCTTTAAATCGGGACGATCGGGCGATGGCGTTAATTTCGTTTGCATGCAGGTATACCCGGGTTGTTTATCAAATAGCGCGTAAAACTTCGTCCTTCAGGGCGGAGATATAAGCGCACAGGCGAAGCCTGTTTAATGCGGTCTTTGCTGTTGTTCAATATATTGCTTAATAATCGAGAGTGGTGCTCCACCACAACTACCCGCAAAATAGCTTGGACTCCAAAGCATATTACCCCAAAGCTTATTTTTAATTTCGGGATAATTCTTTTTGCGAATAAGTCGGCTTGAAACGCCTTTCAAACTATTTACCAAGTTAGAAATAGCAATTTTTGGTGGATAGTTAACTAAAAGGTGAATATGATCATGCTCACCGTTAAATTCCACCAATTCTGCTTCAAAATCCAAACACACGTTTTTAAATATTTCTTCCAAATCAATTAATACCCTTCCGGAGAAAACATTTCTACGGTATTTTGTTACAAAGACCAAATTAACGTGAAGATTAAAAATGCAATGTCTTCCTGTTCTTATATCGTTATTAACTTGCATAGACCAATTCCTTTTTTGTATAATTATAACCATGAAGCAGATTATACGCAAAGCCTTTAAATCTCGACTCAATCCAAATTCTGACCAAGTACAGAAGATGGTTGAGTTTGCGGGTGCTAATCGGTTTGTTTGGAATAAAGCCTTAGCAATGAATCTGTTCAGATTAGAGCAGAAACAGCCATTGCTTTGGTACAACGAGTTGTCATTTTGGCTAAAGCTATGGAAATCCTCAGAAGATTATGGATTTCTAAAAACCGTTCATTCTCAACCGTTGCAACAAGCCTTAAAAAACTTAGAAAAAGCGTTCAAAGACGGTTTTGATAAAAAACAGCCTTTAAAACGGATTCCAAAATTCAAGAAAAAAGGTTTGAGTGACAGCTTTCGTTATCCACAAGGATTTAAGCTGGAGCAAGAGTCTAGCAAAGTGTTCTTGCCTAAAATCGGTTGGGTGAAATATCGCAATTCACGCCAAGTCATTGGTGACGTTAAAAATATGACGATTTCCCGTAAAGGCAGTTATTGGTACGTGTCGATTCAGACTGAGTACGAGACCGAGCTAAAGCGTCATAGCTCAACCAGTATGATTGGTGTTGATATGGGCGTTACCCGCTTTGCAACCTTGTCAGACGGCTCATACGTAGAACCTTTAAACAGTTTCAGAAAGTTATCAAAGAAACTGGCTTTTGAACAGCGTAAGCTGTCTAAAAAAGTCCGTTTCTCTGCTAACTGGAAAAAGCAGAAACAAATCATTACCCGACTGCATGAGCGTATTGCCAATGCTCGTTTAGACTTCTTACACAAAACCTCAACCGAAATCAGCAAAAATCACGCAATGGTCGTAGTTGAGAATTTAAAGATAGGAAACATGTCTAAGAGTGCCAAGGGCAGTGTTGAAAAGCATGGTAAAAACGTCAAAGCGAAATCGGGTCTAAACAAATCCATTCTTGACCAAGGATGGGGAATGTTCGTTTCGTTCTTGGAGTATAAACAGGCTTGTTCAGGCGGGGATGTATTGAAGGTAAACCCTCAATACACCTCTCAAACCTGCCCTAGATGTCAACATGTTAGTCGTGACAATCGCAAAAGCCAAAGTGCTTTTGAATGTACAGAATGTGGATTTAAAGCCAATGCCGACTTGGTAGGTGCCTTGAATGTACTTGAGCGAGGACATCGCTTGTTAGCCTGTGGAGTTGAAACGTTAGTTTCGTCTAAGAAGCAGGAACCAGTAGGCAGTAGCAATACAAACCTACTCTTAACGGCTTAATAAGTCGCTAGGAATCCCCTTCGTTTAGGAAGGGGAGGATGTCAATGAACGAAAATGCCTTCCTTTAGGGAGAGGAATAAGCTGGACCAAAGTACAATAGGCATAGAAACTCAACGTATAATAGTCTTTCTTTAACAAGCAAGGAAAGCTAAGTATATCCGTTGCCTTGGCGTGTGGGGATATGCTGGACAGTAATCCGAATGAATCCGAGAATAAACAGCATGCTCTATAATATTGCATTAATTCCAAGAGGCGAAAGAAAATGTTAAGTGACGCAACTATTCTGAGCAGTTCAATGTCAGAAAAAACAGCAACCGGTGATTTGCGGGTGGCAGCTATCCAGATGGCGTCGGGTCCGAGCGTTTCTGCTAATTTGGAAGAAGCCGCGCGATTGATTGAAAATGCAGTGGCGCAAAAAGCCCGCTTGGTCGTGCTGCCGGAATATTTCTGTATTATGGGCATGCAAGATACCGATAAGCTGGCCGTTCAGGAAGAACCGGGCAGTGGCATGATTCAAACATTTTTGTCTGAAACAGCAAAACGCTTTGGAATTTGGCTGGTAGGCGGGTCGGTGCCGCTGGTATCGCCTGTGCCCGGCAAGGTTTATAATAGCTGTTTAGTGTATGATGATAAAGGCCAGCAAGTTGCGCGTTATGACAAAATTCATTTGTTCGGGCTGGCGCTGGGCAGTGAATGTTACGCGGAAGAAAAAACAATCAAAGCAGGAGACAAAGTGGTGACGCTGGAATCACCTTTTGGTCGCATTGGCTTGTCAATATGTTACGATCTACGGTTTCCGGAACTGTATCGCATGATGGGTAATGTGAATATTATTCTGGCACCCGCCGCATTTACAGCGATTACGGGCAAGGCACACTGGGAAGCATTGATTCGCGCGCGCGCGATTGAAAATCTGGCCTATGTGATTGCGCCGGCTCAAGGTGGTTATCATGTGAATGGTCGTGAAACAAATGGGGATAGCATGATTGTTGATCCGTGGGGTGGGATCATGAGTCGGTTGCCACGCGGACATGGTGTGGTGGTTGCGACCCTGGACCCGGAGTATCAGGCCAGCTTGCGCGCCAGTTTGCCCGCCCTGGATCATCGCAGTTTGCATTATTGTTAATACGAAATACGAAATACGAAATACGGAAGGGAATCGTTGAACAGCATGGCTGTGCCGGTAATGACGCGATTTTTTTACCCAGATGACCCGATCATCGCAGTCTTCAGGTTTAAATTTTTTGATCAGTCAGATAACAGAATTGGATGCCATGACTACTGAACTTGCCCTTGAGGCCAATGAGTTTTATACGATTGCTGACAGCTGCTTGCTGTCACCTTATGATATTGATGCGTCCAGATTACAGCAGGTGTTTGGACAGATGCTGACCCATGAAATTGATTATGCGGATCTGTATTTTCAATATAGCCGCTCTGAAGGCTGGGCATTGGAAGAAGGTATTGTTAAATCAGGCAGCTTCAATATTGATCAGGGCGTGGGTGTGCGTGCGATCAGTGGAGACAAAACGGCCTTTGCCTATTCTGATAACATCAGTATGCCGGCGCTGATTTCGGCCGCACAGGCTACCCGTGCGATTGCACATCAGGGCGAAGAACGCTCGGTTCAGGTGGCAAGGCGCAATGCGGTATCGACAAGACCGCAATTGTATTTGCCCCAGGACCCGGTTGCCAGCCTGCAGGATGCGGATAAGGTAGCGTTGCTGGAGAGACTGGAAAAATATGCGCGTGCCCTGGATTCGCGTGTGATTCAGGTGATGGCATCACTCGCCGGAGAATATGAAGTGGTGCTTGTGGCCCGGAGTGACGGTCTGCTGGCAGCCGACGTCAGGCCGCTGGTGCGGGTATCCTTGCAGGTGATTGTCGAAGAAAATGGGCGCCGTGAACAGGGCATGGCCGGTGGCGGTGGGCGTTTCGATTATGCGTATTTTACGGACGATGTGTTGCGTGACTATGCAGCAAAAGCCGTCCATCAAGCCGTGGTTAATCTGGATGCCAGACCGGCACCTGCGGGTGCTATGACGGTGGTATTAGGCAGTGGCTGGCCGGGCATATTATTGCATGAAGCAATTGGTCACGGACTGGAAGGTGATTTTAATCGGAAAGGCAGTTCTGCATTTTCCGGCCGTGTGGGGGAGCGGGTTGCTGCCGCAGGGGTGACGGTGGTGGATGATGGTACGATTGCACAGCGCCGCGGATCATTAAATATAGATGACGAAGGTAATGCAACGCAATGTACTACGCTGATAGAAGACGGCATATTAAAAGGTTATTTGCAGGATAGTCTGAATGCACGGTTGATGAATCTGCCGGTGACCGGCAATGGCCGACGAGAGTCCTTTGCGCATATTCCGATGCCGCGTATGACGAATACGTATATGCTGAACGGCGATAAAGATCCGGAAGAAATTATCTCCTCAGTAAAACGGGGCTTGTATGCGGTCAATTTTGGCGGCGGACAGGTTGATATCACGAGTGGAAAATTTGTTTTTTCAACCGCTGAAGCTTATATGATTGAAGATGGCAAGATTACCTATCCGGTAAAAGGTGCGACGCTGATTGGCAATGGCCCTG
This genomic window from Nitrosomonas cryotolerans ATCC 49181 contains:
- a CDS encoding RNA-guided endonuclease InsQ/TnpB family protein; this translates as MKQIIRKAFKSRLNPNSDQVQKMVEFAGANRFVWNKALAMNLFRLEQKQPLLWYNELSFWLKLWKSSEDYGFLKTVHSQPLQQALKNLEKAFKDGFDKKQPLKRIPKFKKKGLSDSFRYPQGFKLEQESSKVFLPKIGWVKYRNSRQVIGDVKNMTISRKGSYWYVSIQTEYETELKRHSSTSMIGVDMGVTRFATLSDGSYVEPLNSFRKLSKKLAFEQRKLSKKVRFSANWKKQKQIITRLHERIANARLDFLHKTSTEISKNHAMVVVENLKIGNMSKSAKGSVEKHGKNVKAKSGLNKSILDQGWGMFVSFLEYKQACSGGDVLKVNPQYTSQTCPRCQHVSRDNRKSQSAFECTECGFKANADLVGALNVLERGHRLLACGVETLVSSKKQEPVGSSNTNLLLTA
- a CDS encoding carbon-nitrogen hydrolase family protein, whose translation is MLSDATILSSSMSEKTATGDLRVAAIQMASGPSVSANLEEAARLIENAVAQKARLVVLPEYFCIMGMQDTDKLAVQEEPGSGMIQTFLSETAKRFGIWLVGGSVPLVSPVPGKVYNSCLVYDDKGQQVARYDKIHLFGLALGSECYAEEKTIKAGDKVVTLESPFGRIGLSICYDLRFPELYRMMGNVNIILAPAAFTAITGKAHWEALIRARAIENLAYVIAPAQGGYHVNGRETNGDSMIVDPWGGIMSRLPRGHGVVVATLDPEYQASLRASLPALDHRSLHYC
- the tnpA gene encoding IS200/IS605 family transposase, whose product is MQVNNDIRTGRHCIFNLHVNLVFVTKYRRNVFSGRVLIDLEEIFKNVCLDFEAELVEFNGEHDHIHLLVNYPPKIAISNLVNSLKGVSSRLIRKKNYPEIKNKLWGNMLWSPSYFAGSCGGAPLSIIKQYIEQQQRPH
- the tldD gene encoding metalloprotease TldD, with product MTTELALEANEFYTIADSCLLSPYDIDASRLQQVFGQMLTHEIDYADLYFQYSRSEGWALEEGIVKSGSFNIDQGVGVRAISGDKTAFAYSDNISMPALISAAQATRAIAHQGEERSVQVARRNAVSTRPQLYLPQDPVASLQDADKVALLERLEKYARALDSRVIQVMASLAGEYEVVLVARSDGLLAADVRPLVRVSLQVIVEENGRREQGMAGGGGRFDYAYFTDDVLRDYAAKAVHQAVVNLDARPAPAGAMTVVLGSGWPGILLHEAIGHGLEGDFNRKGSSAFSGRVGERVAAAGVTVVDDGTIAQRRGSLNIDDEGNATQCTTLIEDGILKGYLQDSLNARLMNLPVTGNGRRESFAHIPMPRMTNTYMLNGDKDPEEIISSVKRGLYAVNFGGGQVDITSGKFVFSTAEAYMIEDGKITYPVKGATLIGNGPDVLTRVSMIGNDMALDPGVGTCGKEGQSVPVGVGQPTLRVDGLTVGGTGG